CCTTTTGTTGACGCTCGGCGGGTGTGTGCGTGCCGCCGCCGGCGCGAGTGCGCAGGATGAGCGTCATCGCGCCGATGGACTCGAGCTGGCTGTGCCCCATCTTGGGATCGGTTGTGACGACGCGCTTCACCAACTCCGGGTGGAGGGCGCGTTCCATCCGTTGAGCGTCTCCCGCGTACCACCCTTCTATATAGTCCATCGCGGTTTCGTGGATGGCCGCGCTGTCAGCGGCGGTCTGTGCGTGCGCACGGTTACCGATCGTGGCGACCATCAAGGCGGCGAGCCATGCGCCGCGGGTGCCGATCAACCTCATGTGCTCCGCTCCGAACTGGGGACTGCCGCAAAGTCGAGCGCGGACGGCAAACGGTCGAGGCGCAAAAAAGCCGATCTTCGCTGGTTTTCGGCCACGCAGTCCATGCGGCCGCGACCATGATCAATCCTACCACGCCCCTGCGCGTGGGCTCATTCATGGCTGCGCCGAACC
This genomic interval from Gemmatimonadaceae bacterium contains the following:
- a CDS encoding nuclear transport factor 2 family protein produces the protein MVATIGNRAHAQTAADSAAIHETAMDYIEGWYAGDAQRMERALHPELVKRVVTTDPKMGHSQLESIGAMTLILRTRAGGGTHTPAERQQKDFRILDIFANAAVARVTASDWVDFLELAKWNGRWVIVNVLWEYKPKTP